The nucleotide window CTTGGAAAGCCTTCTCGCAAGCATGGGAAAGACTCTGTCAACTGCCGAATCCTGCACCGGAGGTCTTATCGGAGGCGCTCTGACGGCCATCCCAGGCTCTTCCGAGGTTTATATGGGAGGTATAGTTTCCTATTCAAACGAAGCCAAGACGGATCTTCTCGGCGTTGATCCGGAGACGATCCGGAGATTCGGCGCGGTTTCCGAGCAGACGGCATCGGAGATGGCGGCCGGAGCGCAGAAGGCGTTCGGAACGGATGCGGCCATTGCGGTCACCGGAATAGCCGGGCCAGGCGGGGCGACCCCCGAGAAACCCGTCGGTCTGGTTTATATCGCCGTGGCCGACGGCCCCAGGACAGTAGTCTGCCGCAACGTGTTCGAGGGCGGCAGGGATTCCGTGAGGGAGCAGACCGTCTCCACTGCATGCGAGGTCATGAGGGAATTGCTGGAGGGCAAACTATGATCGGAGGGAGATTCGAGCGGCAATTGCCTCTGTTCGGCGAGGAAGGCCAGGAGAAGATCATGGGCGCAACGGTAGGCGTCGCCGGATGCGGCGGCCTGGGAGTGACTCTGATAACCTTGCTGGCAGAGGCGGGAGTGAGCCATTACATCCTATCGGATCCGGATTATCCGGACATAACCAATCTGAACAGGCAGTTCATCTATACTGCGGGCGACCAGAGGCCGAAGTCCCAGATTTCGGCGGAATGGATCACGGCTATCAATCCGCTGGCTGAGATCGAGGTCCATCCCGAACCATTCGGAGAGGGCACCGAATCCATGTTCTATCCGTGCGACATCATAGTGGATTGCTTGGACAACATGGAAAGCAGGATGAAGCTCGCGGATTACGCCTATGGTAACGGCAAGCCCTTGGTGCACGGCGGCATAAGCGGGTTCGAAGGCCAGATAGCCGTGTCTATTCCTGGTCAGACGCCGAGCTTAAGGGATATGATAGGCACATGCGCCGGAGAGGGCGAGGGCGTTCCCGTTTTCGGGGCTGCTGTCTCTGCGATCGCCGCTATGGAGGCCATCGAGACTCTGAAAATAATCTCGGGCATGGGAACCGAGACCGCAGGGAAGCTTGTGGCAGTCGATTTCCGCTCGATGTCGATGCAGACCGCCGATTTCAGCGGGAAGCGATGAATGCTCTTTTTCCGGTCGGTCCAGAGCGATCGATCGGACGTTTTGCAAGCACTTATCTAACACTTGGATGATTAGCGGCCCATGGAACATGTAATGACCGGAAAGGTCAAAGAGGTCTACAAGGTGGACGACGACACCCTTGAGTTCGCCTATACCGACAACATCTCGGTGTTCGACAAGATCATACCGTCCAAAATTCCGCACAAAGGGGAGACCCTCTGCAGAACCGCGAAGTTTTGGTTCAATATCCTGACCAAGAACGGCATCCGCAACCACTTCATCAGCGAGCCGTCCAAAGACAGGATGAGGGTCGAGCGCGTGGACATCATCCGCGATTACAGCAGGATCGACGGCACGACCAAGAACTATCTGATTCCTCTGGAGGTCATCTGCAGATACTATGCAGCAGGATCCCTTCTGGACAGGATAAAATCCGGCAAGGTCAAGCCAGAAGACCTCGGATTCCCCGCCGGATATCAGGTCAAGAAAGGCGACAAGCTGCCGAAGCCGTTCATCGAGTGCACCACGAAGCTGGAGGCCCATGACGAGAACCTGACCGACGAGGAAGCCAAGAAGATGGCCGGCCTTTCGGATGAGGAATACGAGGAGATCAAAGCCACCGTGCTGAAGATCGACGCTATCATCGCCGAGGAAGCCGGGAAGAGGAATCTCATCCATTGCGACGGGAAGAAGGAGTTCGCTTACGACAAGAACAGGAAGCTCATGGTCGTGGACACCTTCGGAACTCTCGACGAGGATCGCTGGTGGGACGCGGATGAGTATGCCGCCGGAAGGATAGTCGAGCTCTCCAAGGAATTCGTCCGCCAATACTACCGCGAGACCGGGTACCATGATGCACTCTATTCTGCCCGCGAAGCCGGGAAGCCAGAGCCCGACATACCTCCCCTCCCACAGGACATCATCGACCGCGTGAGCAAGCTCTACGTCGATATGTACGAGAGGATAACCGGAGAGAAATTCTGAAGGAAGTTTAAGGTGAGGCGGCCTCAGAAGAGGTCGACCTTCACCAATTTATCGCCTTTGGGGCATTCGATGTCCCCATAGACGGTTTTTATGCTGTATTTGGAGCCTTCGGTTTTGCCGGGCGCATGGCACAGCCGGTAGTTTTCGCATGCGAGGTTCTCGCATTTAGATTCCTGGTAAGTGATCATGCTCCCGTCGATGGCTTGCTTCTTGGGTATTGACGCGGGCGTGGGGATTTTCTCGACCACCGCGGCGGTGACCTCTTCGCCCAGGTATTCGTGGCATTCGTGGGTCTGCGACCTCACTTCCAAGACCCTGTATTTGGATCCCGGCTCCAGATTGAAGCACACCCCTTTCAGTTTGCATTCCCTGCAGTCGTTCAGCGGGCCGACGAAATAGAATTCGTTGCCTTCGTGAGCCTGCGAAGTGCCGATTAGCGTTATCAATGTCATTTCTTCCTCAAATGACGCCTGTTTCGCTCGCGACGGTCATAGCTACTTCCTCGCTTATGCCTGTCGTACCGAGTATCGTGAACCTGTCGGACCTTATCTCGTGAGCGTGGACCATGGCGTCTATCATCTGATCTTTCGTTATCCCCAGTCCTCTGGCGGTTGTGGGGGCACCAATCATACGCAAAGCGTCTCTGATGCTCTTCCAGTCCCCTCCGTGGAGATACATCGTCAGTATCGAAGCCACACCGCACTGCTCCCCATGCAACGCGCGCCCGGGGCATGTGAGGTCAAGCCTATGCGAGATCATGTGCTCCGCGCCGCTGGTGGGTCTGGAGCTCCCCGCTATGTTTATCGAGATCCCGGAGAGGATAATGGGCTTGATCGCGAGCCAAACGCTCGTTTCCAGCCCGGGTTTTATCTTGTCCGCGGAGCTCATGACTGATTCCGCGGCATACTTGGACAGCGTGTATGCCGTCCCGCTGTAACTCTCATTCGTGAGCCTTTTGGCGAAATCCCAATCCTTCAGAGCTGTGAGATTGGAGATGACATCGGCGCATCCGGCGGCCAGAAGGCGGTAAGGGGCCTTTGAGATGACGGCAGTATCGGCTATTATGCCCATCGGGGAGCCTGATTCTATGGATTTGGATCCCGCGGGGGTTTTCAATGATGCTCTGTTGGATGCGATGCCATCATGCGAAGCCGATGTGGGAATGCTGATGAATGGGATGTCGAGATCCTTAGAGACGACTTTGGCCGTGTCGATCTTGCTTCCGCCGCCGACCGCCAGAATGAAATCCGATTTGAATTCTCTGATCTGGTTTTCGGCGGTTTTGACGTTCTCCATCGTCGCGTCGCCTATGAGACAGACGTCCAGATCGTATCCGCTCATATATTCGGCGACCTCTTTTCCGGCGGCTTTCATCGTCTTCTCGCCGGATATAAGCGTGGCGGTGCGCCCTATCTTGAGCTCGTCGCACATCTCTCTGACGGATCTCAGCGCATTGTGGCCGGCGTTGACGTTGCGCGGGAACTCGGCCACTTTCCATTTCATGAACTCTTCCGTCATGTTCACTGGAACCCATATGGATGTCAGACTTAAAGACTGTCCGCTCAAATACACTAAAAAATGACGGATTATGGAGCGAATAATCTGACGAGGGTTCCCCGTACCCACCCTCACGATTCCGGCCGGTGCCCGGTAGTAAAGATATCCGTCTGCGTTGGATGTCACGATGGGGGCTTAACTGATGTATAGATGTCCCGCCCCGGACCCAATGCTATCCGCTTAACCCGCGGACAAGGGTTTGCACCCGCTCCGGAAAGGCTACCTTCCTGCGTCAGATCAGCTCTGTAATCCAGTTGAGCTCTTGGATGGAATTGTCGGTTTTCCTCACGTCCTCGGAGATTCTGTCCGCTTGCTTTCTCAGAGCCTTGACGTCAACCGTGCTGACTATCTTGATGTCGGTGGAAACGCGGCGCTCAGCCCTGTTGCTGGCATGGTCGATGAAGGTTCTCAGCATATCGCCTTTCCTCTTCATGACGTCTCTGCGGGCCAGAAGCTCAGCAAGCGTAGCTCCGTTCCTGTCTTTGGTGAGGCTGTTGGTGATGTTTATCCTGCGGATCAGATCCGTGAGCTGTTCCGTGATGGTGTCAAGCTCCGCGAGAAGAACTTTCGGATCTTCGCTGGGCTCATCTCCTTCTTGGACTTTGGAATTGTTGTTGAGCCTTATCTCAAGCTGTCTGAGCCTCAGATCCAGGTCAGACCTCATCTTAAGCGCTTCCGCGAGCTTCATGCCCCTCATAATTGCATCTGTTTATTTAATCTGTACCGCAGATTATGGTCCATGAAAGCGCTGATCGTCGCGGGGAGCATGAACGCCGATGGCATCACCGCAAGGATGTGCGGATATGCGGCCGATGCCCTCCGCGGATTGGGTTGGGAGGCTCGGATCGTTTTTCCGTCTGGGATGGACATACGCCACTGCTCAGGGTGCGGGAAATGCGCGTCCGGAGTATGCGCGATCGACGACGACATGGCCGAAATCCTGGATGCCGTCGAAGGGTCTGACCTCTTGATTCTGGCGTCTCCGATACATTTCAGCGGCCCTTCTTCTCTGATAAAAACCGTCATGGATCGGTTCCAACCTTATTGGTGGAAAGGGTCTCATGGAGGAAGGATGGCAGCTATGCTCTGCGGAGGAAGCCCGAACGCCCGCTTCTCATGCGCCGTGGCTGAGATGAGAGCGCTTTCGATAACGGCTGGAATGGGGTGGGCGGGCCATCTCGAATTCCCGGGAACCGACGACCGCGGGGGAAAAGGCCTGAAAGAGGCTGTCGGAGACTTCGTCTGCGATATCGTCACAGAGCGACGTGGAATATCTTGTTCGCGAAGGAAGCCGGCACGGAGGCGTATCTGGCCCCCGGGAACGGGATTGCGGATGGGCACATGTCCTCTATGGATTCCCATTGTCTGTCCGTCAGGGACATGTCCGAGTCGACCACGCATATCCTGAAGTAATTCATGTCCATGAGCTCGTCCAAGATATCCTCCACATATGATTTCCTTCCTCCCCTGCGGATTCCCATCCCGTCAGCGACGTAGACCGCGGGGATGAAGCTGTCCGATACGTCCATTATGTCCTTCAGTATGGCATCCGAGAGGGAGACATGGTAAGGGGAGATGATCATGTCCGCGGAGGAATTGAACGCGTCCATGAGGTCTTCCGTCGTCTCGATCGAAGTCATCAGCCATAGGTAAGCCCCTCTTACTCTCAGACGTTTCATTACGCCCTCGCAGAACCATCCCTATCTGAGGCTGTTCACATCCGCGGCGATTATCGGCGACCTTTCCTCGGTAATGATTATGCCTCTGAGGGCAGACAACGGCATCAGCGGCCCTTCCAAGACCGGTCTGCCGCCTTCGAACCGCCCCTCGGAGATTCTCACCTTCCCATCCTCGTAGACAGCGAACACCGCCGGAATATCCATGCGCCAGAAATTTTGGATTTGGTATTTGGATATGTTGCAGAATCCTTTATGCGATAGGTTATTAACCTGCGCAGAGCGATGACCGTCCGAGGTTCAGAAATGAGCAGAACTTTCGTTTGTTCAAAATGCGGCACCGCGGTCGATCTCATCTACAAGGGAGGGTGCTTCCCCAGCTGCTGCGGATCCCCCATGACCCCGGTAGAGCCCAAAACCGACGATTTCGCCAAAGAGAAGCATGTCCCTTACATCGAGAAGAAGGACGGGGGATTCCTGGTCAAAGTAGGCAAAGAGGCCGCCCACCCCATGGCCGATGACCACTACATCGTGTATATCCAGATCTGCGCCGACGGCATCCTCATGAGGAAATACCTCAAACCCGGAGACGCTCCCGAGGCTTTCTTCCCCACTTCCGCCGAGAAAGTCACCGCATGGGAGTTCTGCAACAAGCACGGCCTCTGGAAATCCAACCAGTGATTCCGTATTAAACTAAAATCTCAAACCCTGCGGATCGGATTCCGTCCGCAGGCCATTTCTTTTTCATAATTATGAAAGGCAGGGGGATGGTTCCCCCATGTTTCTCAGCACGCGAAGTAACCGTGCGTCTTGAGCATCCTCTTCTTGACGAGGTGCGACCCGAAGAAGTAGAATACTGCGATGAACGGCATCCAAAGCAGCGACCACAGCGGGATGGGAAGCACTCCTTCCATGCCTACGGATTCCGCGATGGCAAGCCACAGGTCTCCGGTGAACGGAAGCAGCGTTCCGGCTGCCAGCGCGAGTATGGTGGTCACAACGAGGATGTTGGATGGCCAGCTCCTGAAGAATGGGAGCTTGTTGGTACGCACGATGTGTATCGCCCAAACCTGCATCCAGTACTGCTCTATGCACCACAGGGTCTCGAACAGTAGCTCCACGTTGGTGCCGCTCAGGTCTTCCCTGGCGAGGATGGCGGCGGCGGCGCTGTCGAACCCTTCGAAGGGAATGGTAGCGAAGACCACGAAGATCATGAATGCCCATGTCATCAGGTCTGTCAGAGGGCACATCAGCCCGTATCTGAACATGACGTTCTTCAGGTTGATGGCATCCCATTTCCTTGGTTCGCGGACGAATTCGTCTTCAACTTTGTCCCACGGGATGACCAGGCAGGCGAAGTCGTTGATCAGGTTGAAGATCAGGATCATAATCGCGCCCATAGGCTCGAAGTTGAACAGCAGAGTCGCTATGATCAGCGAGAACATGTATCCGAAGTTGATCGAACCGATCATCTTGACGTACTTTATGCTGTTGACGTAGACTTTTCTGCCTTCTATGGCTCCGTTCTTGAGTATGCCCAGATCCTTTTCCAGCAGGATCATGTTGGCGGTGTCCTTGGCGATGTCGGTTCCGGTGTCCACCGAGATGCTGACGTCGGCGTTCTTCATGGCGACGACATCGTTTATCCCGTCTCCCATCAGGCCGACGGTGTGGCCGTTTCCGCGAAGGGTGGTGACTATCCTGGATTTGTTTTCGGGGGTGAGCCTTGCGAACACGTTGCATGTTTCCACTGCGGTCTTCAGTTCTTCGTCTGACATGGCGTCTATCGCTTCGCCGACGAGGATTTCCTTGCCTTCGATGCCTATCTCGTCGCAGACGTACCCGGAAACGTATTCGTTGTCACCTGTGAGCACTTTGACGGCTATGCCATAATCGGCCAGATCCTTGATCGCGGTCTTGGCGGTGGGCTTCACGGGATCGATGAACACGACGAATCCGTCGAATATGAGGTCGCATTCGTCCGCAGAGGTGACGTTGGTCCCATCGGGCATGAACTTGTGCGCAACCGCAAGGACGCGCATGCCTTTGCTGCTGTACCACTCCACGAGCCCCATGATGTCGTTGATGGTGCTGTCGTCGAGAACCTGGATGTCCCTGTTCTCGTCGGTGTACCCGGAGGAGATCTCGAGGATCTCAGCCACCGCTCCTTTGGTGATCATCATGTCGACGTCATCATTCTTCTCGACGACGACGGTGGCTCTCCTTCTGATGAAGTCGAACGGTATGTCGGCGACGAATTTGTACCCGTCCAGCTCGTCGGAGAGGCCGTTGTCTTCCGCATACTCATCGATCGCCCAATCTATCTGGTTGGTTGCCGAAGTCAGGTTCTTGCTGTTCAGGCAGGTAAAGATCTCTATCGTATGGCTGGGGTTGCCGTAGACATCGTTGCACGACTCGAGGGAAATCCTGTTCTGAGTGAGGGTCCCGGTTTTGTCCGAGCAAAGGACATCCATGGCTCCGAAGTTCTGGATCGAGGTGACGTCCTTGACGATGACTTTGTTCTTCGACATGTCGATGGCGCCCTTCGCAAGGTTGGTCGATACGATGGTCGCCAGCATCTCGGGCATGAGGCCTATCGCCAAAGTCAGCGAGAAGATGACGGCTTCCATGATCCCATCGAAAGTGAACTCTCCGCAGTTGAAGTAGCTCTTGGCAACCATTATGAGGAAGACCGGGGGGACCATGTAGAGCATGATCTTGATCAGAACCGACGCGATCGCTTTGCTTCCTTTGTCATAGGTGGTCGCAGATCTCTTCTTGGAGAGCTCTTCTGCCATGCTCCCGAAGATGGTGTCGTCACCGACGGAGACGACTATCGCTTCCGCGGAGCCCCCGATGACGCTGGTTCCCATGAAGGCCATGTTGTTGCATCCGAGGATGTTTCCCACGCTGGCGCTGGGTTCGGTGACTTTCGTGACAGGCCCAGATTCGCCGGTAAGCGAGGATTGGTCCACCTGCAGGTGGTTTGATTTCAGTATTCTCACGTCGGCGGGGATGACGTCGCCGGTGTCAAGTATGATTATATCTCCGACGACCAGCTCTTTGGAGTCCATCTCCACCTCTACGCCTTCGCGGCGCACGGTTATGATCGTAGTGACCATGCTGACCAGTTTGGACGCGGCTTTGCTGCTGCGGGTCTCC belongs to Candidatus Methanomethylophilaceae archaeon and includes:
- a CDS encoding nicotinamide-nucleotide amidohydrolase family protein, whose product is MGGIVSYSNEAKTDLLGVDPETIRRFGAVSEQTASEMAAGAQKAFGTDAAIAVTGIAGPGGATPEKPVGLVYIAVADGPRTVVCRNVFEGGRDSVREQTVSTACEVMRELLEGKL
- a CDS encoding HesA/MoeB/ThiF family protein, whose amino-acid sequence is MIGGRFERQLPLFGEEGQEKIMGATVGVAGCGGLGVTLITLLAEAGVSHYILSDPDYPDITNLNRQFIYTAGDQRPKSQISAEWITAINPLAEIEVHPEPFGEGTESMFYPCDIIVDCLDNMESRMKLADYAYGNGKPLVHGGISGFEGQIAVSIPGQTPSLRDMIGTCAGEGEGVPVFGAAVSAIAAMEAIETLKIISGMGTETAGKLVAVDFRSMSMQTADFSGKR
- the purC gene encoding phosphoribosylaminoimidazolesuccinocarboxamide synthase, which translates into the protein MEHVMTGKVKEVYKVDDDTLEFAYTDNISVFDKIIPSKIPHKGETLCRTAKFWFNILTKNGIRNHFISEPSKDRMRVERVDIIRDYSRIDGTTKNYLIPLEVICRYYAAGSLLDRIKSGKVKPEDLGFPAGYQVKKGDKLPKPFIECTTKLEAHDENLTDEEAKKMAGLSDEEYEEIKATVLKIDAIIAEEAGKRNLIHCDGKKEFAYDKNRKLMVVDTFGTLDEDRWWDADEYAAGRIVELSKEFVRQYYRETGYHDALYSAREAGKPEPDIPPLPQDIIDRVSKLYVDMYERITGEKF
- a CDS encoding UPF0179 family protein — protein: MTLITLIGTSQAHEGNEFYFVGPLNDCRECKLKGVCFNLEPGSKYRVLEVRSQTHECHEYLGEEVTAAVVEKIPTPASIPKKQAIDGSMITYQESKCENLACENYRLCHAPGKTEGSKYSIKTVYGDIECPKGDKLVKVDLF
- a CDS encoding NAD(P)-dependent glycerol-1-phosphate dehydrogenase, coding for MTEEFMKWKVAEFPRNVNAGHNALRSVREMCDELKIGRTATLISGEKTMKAAGKEVAEYMSGYDLDVCLIGDATMENVKTAENQIREFKSDFILAVGGGSKIDTAKVVSKDLDIPFISIPTSASHDGIASNRASLKTPAGSKSIESGSPMGIIADTAVISKAPYRLLAAGCADVISNLTALKDWDFAKRLTNESYSGTAYTLSKYAAESVMSSADKIKPGLETSVWLAIKPIILSGISINIAGSSRPTSGAEHMISHRLDLTCPGRALHGEQCGVASILTMYLHGGDWKSIRDALRMIGAPTTARGLGITKDQMIDAMVHAHEIRSDRFTILGTTGISEEVAMTVASETGVI
- a CDS encoding DIP1984 family protein — protein: MKLAEALKMRSDLDLRLRQLEIRLNNNSKVQEGDEPSEDPKVLLAELDTITEQLTDLIRRINITNSLTKDRNGATLAELLARRDVMKRKGDMLRTFIDHASNRAERRVSTDIKIVSTVDVKALRKQADRISEDVRKTDNSIQELNWITELI
- a CDS encoding flavodoxin family protein, with product MKALIVAGSMNADGITARMCGYAADALRGLGWEARIVFPSGMDIRHCSGCGKCASGVCAIDDDMAEILDAVEGSDLLILASPIHFSGPSSLIKTVMDRFQPYWWKGSHGGRMAAMLCGGSPNARFSCAVAEMRALSITAGMGWAGHLEFPGTDDRGGKGLKEAVGDFVCDIVTERRGISCSRRKPARRRIWPPGTGLRMGTCPLWIPIVCPSGTCPSRPRIS
- a CDS encoding desulfoferrodoxin: MSRTFVCSKCGTAVDLIYKGGCFPSCCGSPMTPVEPKTDDFAKEKHVPYIEKKDGGFLVKVGKEAAHPMADDHYIVYIQICADGILMRKYLKPGDAPEAFFPTSAEKVTAWEFCNKHGLWKSNQ
- the mgtA gene encoding magnesium-translocating P-type ATPase; amino-acid sequence: MKSAASLNGETMVKLLGSNENGLYNEEVTTSRIQYGKNEVTNHNKHIVLKRLYHAFVNIFIIALAVIDILWMILDPDIIYFVILTTLIVVSGTMTFIQETRSSKAASKLVSMVTTIITVRREGVEVEMDSKELVVGDIIILDTGDVIPADVRILKSNHLQVDQSSLTGESGPVTKVTEPSASVGNILGCNNMAFMGTSVIGGSAEAIVVSVGDDTIFGSMAEELSKKRSATTYDKGSKAIASVLIKIMLYMVPPVFLIMVAKSYFNCGEFTFDGIMEAVIFSLTLAIGLMPEMLATIVSTNLAKGAIDMSKNKVIVKDVTSIQNFGAMDVLCSDKTGTLTQNRISLESCNDVYGNPSHTIEIFTCLNSKNLTSATNQIDWAIDEYAEDNGLSDELDGYKFVADIPFDFIRRRATVVVEKNDDVDMMITKGAVAEILEISSGYTDENRDIQVLDDSTINDIMGLVEWYSSKGMRVLAVAHKFMPDGTNVTSADECDLIFDGFVVFIDPVKPTAKTAIKDLADYGIAVKVLTGDNEYVSGYVCDEIGIEGKEILVGEAIDAMSDEELKTAVETCNVFARLTPENKSRIVTTLRGNGHTVGLMGDGINDVVAMKNADVSISVDTGTDIAKDTANMILLEKDLGILKNGAIEGRKVYVNSIKYVKMIGSINFGYMFSLIIATLLFNFEPMGAIMILIFNLINDFACLVIPWDKVEDEFVREPRKWDAINLKNVMFRYGLMCPLTDLMTWAFMIFVVFATIPFEGFDSAAAAILAREDLSGTNVELLFETLWCIEQYWMQVWAIHIVRTNKLPFFRSWPSNILVVTTILALAAGTLLPFTGDLWLAIAESVGMEGVLPIPLWSLLWMPFIAVFYFFGSHLVKKRMLKTHGYFAC